A stretch of Henckelia pumila isolate YLH828 chromosome 4, ASM3356847v2, whole genome shotgun sequence DNA encodes these proteins:
- the LOC140866254 gene encoding potassium transporter 5-like produces the protein MADHQVDHQNGQPPQSNTTRSLTERKISWARLRRADSFHLEAGNVSSKHPTHGAQVSWRRTLSLAFQSVGVIYGDIGTSPLYVYSSTFPDGIKHNDDILGVLSLIIYTIILVPMIKYVFIVLRANDHGDGGTFALYSLICRYANVSLIPKNQPEDAQLSNYKLDTPSSNLQRAQNIKNMIERSKVAKLMLFLAATLGTSMVIGDGVLTPCISVLSAVSGIKGLNQEAVVYISIAILIVLFCVQRFGTDKVGFSFAPAVCLWFLFISGIGAYNLFKHDIGVLRAFNPQYIVKYFQRNGQKAWISLGGVVLCITGTEAMFADLGHFNVPAVQISFSGIVLPALLIAYSGQAAYLSKFPDHVKTTFYDSIPGPLYWPTFVVANAAAIIASQAMISGAFAIISQSLSLSCFPRVKVVHTSAKYEGQVYIPEINYFLMIACVIVTYGFKTTDKIGNAYGIAVVSVMLITTSLLTLIMLFIWKTNIWWIALFFLGFMGVELTYLSSVLYKFSQGGYLPLALSLVLMTMMGIWHYSQQQRYMFEMKNKVSSVCVRDLAKNTDIKRLPGIGLLYSELVQGIPPIFSHFVSNIPSIHSVVVMVSVKAIPISYVSVEERFLFRSVEPREYHVYRCVVRYGYKDSIEEPHEFERQLMHNLKEFIRHEHFMNEGVVENAQMMHDHEQASVVPHSGFLGEGKARKSSSSAVVPADESVVPEHHNIPPRISSSSIQSVSSGNRRENIPLALTQGAEAQMQYVDKAMDQGVFYLIGEAEVVAKKDSSLLKKIVINYAYTFLRKNFRHGGKMLAIPQTRLLKVGMTYEI, from the exons ATGGCGGATCATCAGGTCGACCATCAGAATGGGCAACCACCACAGTCAAATACTACCCGTAGTCTCACGGAACGAAAAATTTCCTGGGCCAGACTCCGCCGCGCTGATTCCTTCCATCTAGAGGCCGGGAATGTTTCTTCCAAACACCCAACTCACGGCGCCCAG gTGAGCTGGAGGAGGACTTTGAGTTTGGCCTTTCAAAGTGTGGGAGTGATATATGGAGACATCGGGACGTCGCCGTTGTATGTGTATTCCTCTACTTTCCCCGATGGAATTAAACATAACGACGACATACTTGGAGTTCTTTCTCTCATCATTTACACCATCATACTTGTTCCTATGATCAAATATGTTTTTATCGTCTTGAGGGCTAATGACCATGGTGACG GGGGTACATTCGCTTTGTATTCCTTAATATGCCGGTATGCAAACGTGAGCCTGATACCCAAAAATCAACCCGAAGATGCCCAACTCTCCAATTACAAACTCGATACCCCATCCTCCAATCTTCAGAGGgctcaaaatatcaaaaatatgatTGAGAGGAGCAAAGTTGCTAAACTCATGCTTTTCCTTGCTGCGACTCTTGGAACTTCCATGGTCATCGGTGATGGTGTTCTTACGCCCTGCATCTCAG TCCTTTCCGCAGTAAGTGGAATCAAGGGTTTGAACCAAG AAGCTGTTGTGTATATTTCGATAGCCATATTGATTGTTCTCTTCTGCGTTCAACGATTCGGGACCGATAAAGTGGGCTTTAGCTTTGCTCCTGCAGTTTGCTTGTGGTTTTTATTCATAAGTGGGATTGGCGCCTACAACTTATTCAAGCATGATATCGGTGTGTTACGAGCTTTCAACCCGCAGTACATTGTGAAATACTTCCAACGAAATGGTCAAAAGGCTTGGATATCTCTTGGTGGAGTTGTTCTATGCATCACTG GGACTGAAGCCATGTTTGCTGACTTAGGTCATTTTAACGTACCAGCTGTGCAA ATTAGTTTCTCGGGAATTGTTCTTCCTGCTCTCCTCATTGCGTACAGTGGACAAGCAGCATATCTTTCCAAATTCCCCGATCATGTAAAGACCACATTTTATGACTCCATACCAG GTCCACTTTATTGGCCAACTTTTGTAGTGGCTAATGCTGCAGCAATTATCGCCAGTCAAGCTATGATATCCGGAGCATTTGCTATAATTTCCCAGTCCCTCAGCCTAAGTTGTTTCCCAAGAGTAAAAGTTGTGCACACTTCTGCCAAGTATGAGGGACAAGTCTACATTCCAGAGATCAACTACTTTCTCATGATTGCTTGTGTCATCGTCACATATGGATTCAAAACAACAGACAAGATTGGCAATGCCTACG GTATAGCTGTTGTTTCCGTGATGTTGATAACAACATCTCTCCTTACGTTGATAATGTTGTTTATATGGAAAACGAATATTTGGTGGATCGCTTTGTTCTTCTTGGGTTTCATGGGTGTGGAGCTCACATATTTGTCATCTGTTCTTTACAAGTTCAGCCAAGGTGGGTACCTCCCGTTGGCACTCTCTCTCGTGCTTATGACAATGATGGGCATATGGCATTACTCGCAGCAGCAACGTTACATGTTCGAGATGAAAAATAAGGTGTCTAGTGTGTGTGTAAGGGACTTGGCTAAAAACACAGACATAAAGAGACTACCAGGCATTGGGCTTCTTTATTCCGAACTTGTTCAAGGAATCCCACCAATATTCTCTCACTTTGTTTCTAACATCCCTTCCATTCATTCCGTGGTAGTAATGGTGTCAGTGAAGGCCATTCCTATCAGCTACGTCTCCGTTGAGGAGCGGTTTTTGTTCAGATCAGTTGAGCCGAGAGAATACCATGTTTACCGTTGTGTTGTGAGGTATGGATATAAGGATTCAATCGAGGAACCACATGAATTCGAACGACAGCTAATGCACAACTTGAAGGAGTTCATAAGGCATGAACATTTCATGAACGAAGGAGTCGTCGAAAACGCACAGATGATGCATGACCATGAGCAAGCAAGCGTCGTCCCTCATTCTGGTTTCCTGGGTGAAGGGAAGGCGAGAAAGTCTTCATCTTCTGCAGTGGTACCTGCGGATGAATCGGTGGTACCAGAGCACCATAACATCCCCCCTCGTATTTCGTCAAGTTCGATTCAGTCGGTTAGTTCGGGAAACAGGAGGGAAAACATCCCACTTGCCTTAACACAAGGAGCTGAAGCACAGATGCAATATGTTGATAAAGCAATGGATCAAGGTGTGTTTTATTTGATAGGAGAAGCAGAAGTGGTGGCGAAAAAGGACTCGTCTTTGCTCAAGAAGATAGTAATAAATTATGCTTACACTTTCCTAAGGAAGAACTTTAGGCACGGAGGAAAAATGCTGGCCATTCCTCAGACAAGGCTTCTTAAAGTTGGAATGACTTATGAAATTTGA